CTAACACAAAATCGGCGTAATCGTCATTACTTCCCTGAGAGATAGGGTATAAATGATGGCTTTGTTTCAAGATGTAATGAAGCAATTTTTCATCGACTTCATTCTTCTTCGTTGTTGCATTTTCGTCTTCCCCAAATAGTAACCAGCCTGGGTTTACTTGAAGATGGAAAGCCAGTTGTTTGACTTTTTCATAGTCTGGTAAAGCATCTCCTCGTATATAACGGCGGCAGATTTGTTCAGAGGCACCAGTAAACTCAGCCA
Above is a genomic segment from Legionella pneumophila subsp. pascullei containing:
- a CDS encoding helix-turn-helix domain-containing protein, with translation MSKGPYQSFANRLISALKDRGYTASRSPNGICIKTLAEFTGASEQICRRYIRGDALPDYEKVKQLAFHLQVNPGWLLFGEDENATTKKNEVDEKLLHYILKQSHHLYPISQGSNDDYADFVLGLIKEVKAIDTSENNLLKIIDLAIGSISSYEEKRKKHSHAV